One window of the Acipenser ruthenus unplaced genomic scaffold, fAciRut3.2 maternal haplotype, whole genome shotgun sequence genome contains the following:
- the LOC131728558 gene encoding fibroblast growth factor 19-like — MCEIGRTAPRFKGGAALRLFGSVTVLCLTTLPGSGASPLRRRGDSSPLLLHGDQVRLRHLYTANERTSLHLEIDAEGSVRGSTEQNVYTLLEIKSVQPGVTVIRGLNSAHYLCMDHRGRLHGARSYSEPDCSFQELLLPDGYSVFLSAQHSAVVSLGPARHRHHSPGKRLPPLSQFLPVLSLLPPQPQPAEFEALALQGLIAHRLDLDSEDPFGASWGGGQVNPSFINKK, encoded by the exons ATGTGTGAAATTGGCCGGACAGCGCCGCGCTTCAAGGGAGGAGCCGCGCTCCGCCTCTTCGGCTCTGTGACCGTGCTGTGCCTCACCACGCTGCCCGGGTCCGGCGCCTCTCCGCTGCGCCGCCGAGGGGACTCGAGCCCGCTCCTGCTGCACGGGGACCAGGTGCGGCTGAGACACCTGTACACGGCTAACGAGAGGACGAGCCTGCACCTGGAAATCGACGCGGAGGGCAGCGTGCGCGGATCGACGGAGCAAAACGTTTACA CTCTGCTTGAGATCAAATCTGTGCAGCCCGGAGTCACAGTGATCCGCGGACTGAATTCAGCACACTACCTCTGCATGGACCACAGGGGCAGACTGCATGGAGCT CGGAGCTACAGCGAGCCAGACTGCAGCTTCCAGGAGCTGCTGCTGCCGGACGGGTACAGCGTCTTCCTGTCCGCGCAACACTCCGCAGTCGTCTCCCTCGGCCCTGCGCGCCACCGGCACCACTCCCCCGGGAAAcggctcccccctctctctcagttcCTCCCGGTGCTCAGCCTGCTCCCTCCTCAGCCCCAGCCTGCAGAATTCGAGGCCCTGGCACTCCAGGGGTTAATCGCTCACCGCTTGGACCTGGATTCCGAGGACCCCTTCGGGGCGTCCTGGGGGGGCGGCCAGGTGAACCCCAGTTTTATCAACAAGAAATAA